A genomic window from Microvirga mediterraneensis includes:
- a CDS encoding cytochrome c oxidase assembly protein — protein sequence MSGVLVAAPMRSRAWYACALLLLSAGSAVAAEPDVPMGLLTLCLATLPETTPERLWTSWSLSPVVVLPLLLVGFVYVRGLRTLDGDPQPTLAQRCFFAAGVACLFVALVSPLCRMASTLAWAHMVQHVLLVAGAPLFLALSRSGNVLLAGLPTNLRVMAGAGRRAAAAASQPYAYLLVSFVLYGLNIWFWHIPALYQGALLNISLHLVMYAMLLLVSLLFWHSMLETYRVPGGASGLAAMLLFFTFLHTAVLGLLLALSPKVWYPLMALRGATWGLLPLDDQRLAGLIMWIPMGGVYFVAALAIVARLITGASRSSGEGTART from the coding sequence ATGTCGGGAGTTCTGGTTGCGGCACCGATGCGCTCCCGCGCTTGGTATGCTTGTGCCCTGCTGCTCCTTTCAGCGGGTTCTGCGGTCGCTGCGGAACCGGACGTGCCGATGGGGCTGCTGACTCTGTGCCTAGCGACCCTGCCGGAGACCACGCCCGAGCGGCTATGGACGTCCTGGAGCCTCTCGCCCGTGGTTGTCCTGCCACTGCTCCTCGTCGGCTTCGTCTACGTTCGAGGGCTGCGGACCTTGGACGGGGATCCGCAGCCGACCCTGGCCCAAAGATGCTTCTTTGCGGCCGGCGTCGCATGCTTGTTCGTGGCGTTGGTGTCGCCGCTGTGCCGGATGGCGTCGACGCTTGCCTGGGCGCACATGGTCCAGCACGTCCTTCTCGTCGCCGGGGCCCCGTTGTTCCTCGCCCTGAGCCGATCGGGCAACGTCCTTCTGGCGGGTCTGCCGACCAATCTCCGCGTGATGGCCGGGGCGGGGAGGCGGGCAGCCGCGGCGGCGTCGCAGCCATATGCCTATCTGCTCGTCAGCTTCGTGCTCTACGGCCTGAACATCTGGTTCTGGCATATCCCCGCACTCTACCAAGGGGCGCTCCTCAACATCAGCCTGCACCTCGTTATGTACGCGATGCTCCTGCTCGTCAGCCTGCTGTTCTGGCACTCGATGCTTGAGACGTATCGGGTCCCGGGAGGAGCCAGCGGACTAGCCGCGATGCTACTCTTCTTTACCTTCCTGCACACAGCGGTCCTCGGTCTTCTGCTCGCCCTGTCGCCCAAGGTCTGGTACCCGCTGATGGCCCTTCGTGGCGCCACCTGGGGCCTGCTGCCTCTCGACGACCAGAGGCTCGCCGGGTTGATCATGTGGATTCCCATGGGCGGCGTTTACTTCGTCGCGGCCCTTGCGATCGTGGCCCGGCTCATCACTGGGGCCAGCCGGTCATCTGGCGAGGGAACAGCCCGAACCTGA